The nucleotide window CGCCCGCGTGTTCCGGTGGAAGCTCGAAGAGGCGGGGTACAGCGTGACGCCCGATTTCGCACGGGCCGGCGAACCCGGGGGCGAGCGCACCAAGGGCACCATCTACCGCATCCGTCGTATCTAAACTCCAGAGCCGCCCATGCTCGCACCGAACAACGGGGACGAGTTCCCCGCGTTCCCTCCGCCCCACCAACTGGAGCCGCACGAGCGGTACGAGTTGCTCCTGCGGGCGGTCCGGTATCTGCTGACCCGTCACATCTCGTTCACGCAAATCGAAGCCGCCCTTGTTGCCGGGGGCGTGCCCTCTGAAGTGGCCGAGCAACTGGTCGAACTCGTCGTGCAGAACCTGCAGGGGCTGTCTCCCGCGGCCGACGCGTTCGACGCCGTTGAAGTGCCGCCGGTCGCGCTGGCCGCCCTCGGGTTCGTGCCCGATATGAACGCGATCCCGCCGGAGTCGCTGCTCGCGGTGGCCCAGGGGGTCGCACCGGCTCCCGATTTCGCGTTCGTGAAGCGGCCCTCGTTCCGGGCCACGCGCCACGGAACGCCCCGCGCGGTGCTCCTCTTAACGGCGGCCATCGTGAGCGCCGTCGTGCTCGTGCTGGTGCTCCTCGCACGGGGCTAACCGCGGCGAGCAGCGGCGAACGGACGACCGGAAGGGCGACGACCGGTGAGCTACTTTTGGGCCGGCTTGCCGAGCTCGAACGACTGGAGCACCCAGACGTCCTTGCCGTTGTCGGTCATCCGCACGAGGCCGACGTTCGGTGCGTACCACGCGGAAACGATCCGTTGCCCATTAGCCTGGGTTTGCGCGAGGTCGACCCGGACGGCGTCGAACGTTCCGGCCGCGACCGTGATTTTCTCGAGCGCCGCGATGGTTCCGGTGCCCTCCGCACCGCTGGTTTTGACTTCCCAGGTGGTGCCCACCCGGACCGGCGACTGGAGAAAGACGAGCGGCGCGTTGAACGTTCCGCTGCCCAGGCCCAGCCGGGCGAGGCCGCCGTCGGTCACCTGCATCACGTCGTTCACGGCGTTGACGCCTTGCCCGTTCGGGGCCACGACCGTCACCACCTTGGCGCCCTTCACGTCCTTCGAGTCCTCCACCCGGTCGATGATCAGGGTGCAGTCGGTGTAGACCCACTTCGTGCCCGGCACGAGCGGGTAGTAGTACACCGGCTCCGGGGTCCTCATCAGGTGCTTGGGCACCGGGGCGGCCGCGCCGGACGGGACAACGGCGAACGCGGCGAGCAGGACAGCGAATCGGCTCACGGGGCATCTCCGGGTGGAGCGGGAGGGTCGCTTCGTCCCACATGGTAACCCGCCGCGTTTGGCGCCGCCAGTGGCCCCTTTTCGCCCCGCGTCACACTCCCTACAATCGCAGTTCCGAGTAATTCCGGCCGAGGCGACGGGCGTCCCGGCCGACGCGAACGACCCGCCTCGGACCGCGCGCCCTTTGGGAGCCGGCGAGGGTCGTTAACCGAGTGCCGCGGGGAACCAAGTCGGGGCCGTCCGAGCCCCGCTCCCGAGCACGGAGCTGTCGAGTCATGGCCACCAAGAACAAGACGAACAAGAGCGTCAAGAAGCGGATCCGCGTGACCGCCACCGGCAAGCTGAAGTACGGCAAGGTCGGCCGGCGCCACTTGAACGCCCACATCAAGACCAAGCGGAAGCGTCAGCTCCGCAAGGCCGGGATCATCGGCGACCGCCCCCGGGTGCAGAAGAAGTACAAGATCGCCCTCGGCGTTCTGTGAGTTGTTGCTCACCCGCACTCTTGTCTCATCGGCATTCTTACACCAGGGGTTAGGTCATGGTTCGCGCTCGTAGTAAGGCTACAACCGCTCGTCGCAAGAAGCGGCTCCGCAAACTCACTAAAGGCTTCCGCCTCGGCCGGCACAACCTGTTCCGGATGGCGAAGACCACGCTGCTCCGCGCCCGCACGTACGCGTTCCGCGACCGCAAGGCGAAGAAGCGCGAGTACCGGCGGATCTGGATCGTCCGCATCAACGCCGCCTGCCGGATGCGCGGCATGCGGTACAGCGAGTTCATTCACGGCCTGCAACTGTCGCACATCGCGCTCGACCGCAAGTCGCTGTCGGAGATCGCGATCCACGACCCGGCCGCGTTCGACAAGCTGGTCGAGATCGTGAAGGCCACCCTCGCCGCCAACGCGCCGAAGTAAATTCAGAAGAGAGATTGGCCGCAAAAAAGCACAAAGGGCACAAAAGGGAACCGAAGGCGAAGACAGATAAAGTGTTGAACTCACTCTTCTGTCTTCGTCTTCGGTTTCCTTTTGTGCCCTTTGTGCTTTTTTTGCGGCCAATCTCTTCTATGGCTTTGTCTTCCCAACGTCTCTTGCGCCCACCCCTCTTCTTGTGTTCTTCTTGAACGCCCCAGGTCCGCGAGCGAAGTACACTGTGAGTAGAACGCACTTACTTCCTTCGGGGCAATCTCATGTCTCGCCCTTTGGTCCCGGCTGACGCGGAACTGCTCGGGCGGCTCCTCGCGTTTGACATCG belongs to Gemmata obscuriglobus and includes:
- the rpmI gene encoding 50S ribosomal protein L35 gives rise to the protein MATKNKTNKSVKKRIRVTATGKLKYGKVGRRHLNAHIKTKRKRQLRKAGIIGDRPRVQKKYKIALGVL
- the rplT gene encoding 50S ribosomal protein L20, producing MVRARSKATTARRKKRLRKLTKGFRLGRHNLFRMAKTTLLRARTYAFRDRKAKKREYRRIWIVRINAACRMRGMRYSEFIHGLQLSHIALDRKSLSEIAIHDPAAFDKLVEIVKATLAANAPK